From the genome of Bombus vancouverensis nearcticus chromosome 4, iyBomVanc1_principal, whole genome shotgun sequence:
ATAGCCTTCCTTGCACGTTTCtgtactttttcttttctctattttaTCATCCAAAGACGAGGTCTGATTCGTAAGAATTTCCCTCATAGCTGGGTTTTCAAGAACTTCCATCTCCCTTTTAATTTGTTGCAATCGAAAATGAAGTTTCATCAACTGACATGCTGTTCCCCCATCCACTATATCATTCTCTGATTCTTCTCCCTCAGAAATAGTATCCTCCAGTCTTGATATCTTCTCTTCGATCTCCCTTCCTTCCCTTACTAAACCTCTAATGATATCGCTAGTTTCTTTACTAACAACAAGCCTTTTCATGTCGAAGAACAATCTAATTCTTGTTTCCAAATGTACAGACACCCAATCGACGTTATCGTCGTCATCTATGTCCCATGGCatccataaatatttataaaaaaatctcAGCTGATCGAGGCAGGACGCAGTACCCACCATATCCAGAGCGGTGTTTTCCTGATTATGAGTTGGATAAAGCTCAATAAGTGCTACATCGTATTTTTCAGGTAACTGAATTTCATCTTGAACAGCAGTTATTTTCACCAATGCAGATAGATCACAGAAATCAACTTGCTCAACTTCTACTACCACAATAGTAGGATAATGAATATGAAAATCTTCGCACACTAAACGTGGTATTCTCCATAATGCTTGCCAACCGACAGGTTCTAGTACAAGTTCTATATGGTAGGACCATTCTGCCTGAATTTGTGATGCAGGTACAATTTCTCCTCTACTAGATAAAATTTCTGTTAATTCAACTAGCCTTTCTTGAAGACTTTTGTCAAAGGTATATATCTCCATTGATATGCGTTGCCTACAAAAtgaacaattttataaaaatcgatcgataatattaaaaatctatGAATATTTACCTATCAGAGTTACAAATTTTCTTCctataaaattttattgcaagttatattactaaaaatgtaaatttcagCCTTCTAGGTGTCAAGATCAagagaattattattaatagtGATAAATTAAAAACGAAACTTCTGTAATAACTATAGTCTAATTATTACAGCTTTAGGtctaataaatttgtaaaactaAAAACTAAATGCGTAAAAATTTGATCGAAAGACGAAAATTAGTCACACGTTCTCTTATTAAAACAAATCGAGATCTAAgctatattttcaaatattattaatatatcagatttaattgaatatacaaataagtgaaagataaatgtttattttacGTATCAGTGACACATTTTCAATTAACGTTATGACAAATTAACTGTTATAAAAGATTCGAATTGCTATAAACGTGAT
Proteins encoded in this window:
- the nesd gene encoding SHC binding and spindle associated nessun dorma, whose amino-acid sequence is MEIYTFDKSLQERLVELTEILSSRGEIVPASQIQAEWSYHIELVLEPVGWQALWRIPRLVCEDFHIHYPTIVVVEVEQVDFCDLSALVKITAVQDEIQLPEKYDVALIELYPTHNQENTALDMVGTASCLDQLRFFYKYLWMPWDIDDDDNVDWVSVHLETRIRLFFDMKRLVVSKETSDIIRGLVREGREIEEKISRLEDTISEGEESENDIVDGGTACQLMKLHFRLQQIKREMEVLENPAMREILTNQTSSLDDKIEKRKSTETCKEGYFVWLGGTLEEMKAKINKVQASLSPELFFKISGSLLETLHTCDTGDVIIVGKGTHRIKGAGRLEDGGTIKGIDSLEHTILNMKDTETAPSLLDFSGSEVLLENITVDVGDLRAAVIVRVGTTKIINCKICALNQSMVKLGVVVLPDAKLIIENTLFDSLGTGLVIYSNGEVFMNNCNFTNCAEGIQIHDNAKLTAKNCSLTHFKEYAIRLETQKYLNDTKRKCGSLELLEKVPEISLYGCKSEGNGKGDVILKQTTSFVLRKQDESMET